A DNA window from Planctomycetota bacterium contains the following coding sequences:
- a CDS encoding ABC transporter ATP-binding protein: MQQNIVRTRDVTKCYRMGKVEVHALRGVDLEIRAGEYISIMGPSGSGKTTLFNMVGGLDKPSTGKVYIEEVDVAQLDAYELAWLRCRKIGYIFQTFNIIPVMTALENVTLPMVFAGLTTDEARDKGVELLKVVGLGDRLSHKPFELSGGQQQRVAIARAMANDPSLILADEPTGNLDIKTGTEIIELLKQLNKEKSVTIISATHDHKMLSASDRIVWIRDGKVDRIEERRDLKIEVGTIEGED, encoded by the coding sequence ATGCAGCAGAACATCGTCCGCACCCGCGACGTGACCAAGTGCTACCGCATGGGCAAGGTGGAGGTGCACGCCCTGCGGGGCGTGGACCTCGAGATCCGCGCCGGCGAGTACATCTCGATCATGGGCCCCTCGGGCTCCGGCAAGACCACGCTCTTCAACATGGTCGGCGGCCTCGACAAGCCCAGCACCGGGAAGGTCTACATCGAGGAGGTGGACGTGGCCCAGCTCGACGCCTACGAGCTGGCCTGGCTGCGCTGCCGCAAGATCGGCTACATCTTCCAGACCTTCAACATCATCCCCGTGATGACCGCCCTGGAGAACGTCACCCTGCCCATGGTCTTCGCGGGCCTCACCACCGACGAGGCGCGCGACAAGGGGGTGGAACTGCTCAAGGTCGTCGGCCTCGGCGACCGCCTGTCGCACAAGCCCTTCGAGCTCTCCGGCGGCCAGCAACAGCGCGTGGCCATCGCCCGCGCCATGGCCAACGACCCCAGCCTCATCCTCGCCGACGAGCCGACGGGGAACCTGGACATCAAGACCGGCACCGAGATCATCGAACTGCTCAAGCAGCTCAACAAGGAGAAGAGCGTCACCATCATCTCGGCCACCCACGACCACAAGATGCTCAGCGCCTCGGACCGCATCGTGTGGATTCGCGACGGCAAGGTGGACCGCATCGAGGAACGCCGCGACCTGAAGATCGAGGTGGGCACCATCGAGGGCGAGGACTGA
- a CDS encoding sialidase family protein: MSPIHPADPLVPLLLLAAVALGATVAHAADASPDWAALALEPPAINTAPGPEYADTARDMNMVIGMDRTPGGRLWAAWVSGGDSELAYFVAATSDDGGDTWSAPRLVIDPADSPTGLPHRTLVGNFWTDPKGRLWLFFDQAMGYFDGRAGAWAITCDNPDAERPAWSAPRRIWHGCTLNKPTVLKDGTWLMPISLWRRDRIHASTEKHRPTCNPKAIPPGFRDAFHDLDPERRAHVFASTDEGKTWEKRGGVLFPRFDFDEHMLVELRDGRLWMLARTGDGIAESHSTDQGRTWSPPRIRFPNINARFFIRRLASGRLLLVKHGRMDERTPQRSHLTAVLSDDDGQTWRGGLVLDERAGISYPDGFQAPDGTLSIIYDHSRYGAAEILLARFREDDVLAGAFKSPGAKPRILVNKAIARTRTP; this comes from the coding sequence ATGAGCCCGATTCATCCAGCCGACCCGCTCGTCCCGCTGCTCCTTCTGGCGGCCGTTGCCCTGGGGGCCACAGTGGCCCACGCTGCGGACGCCTCGCCCGACTGGGCGGCTCTCGCCCTCGAACCCCCCGCGATCAACACGGCGCCCGGCCCCGAGTACGCCGACACGGCCCGCGACATGAACATGGTCATCGGCATGGACCGCACCCCCGGCGGCCGCCTCTGGGCCGCCTGGGTGAGCGGCGGCGACAGCGAACTTGCCTACTTCGTCGCGGCCACCAGCGACGACGGCGGCGACACCTGGTCGGCCCCGCGCCTGGTGATTGACCCGGCGGACTCCCCCACCGGCCTGCCGCACCGCACCCTCGTGGGCAACTTCTGGACCGACCCGAAGGGCCGACTGTGGCTCTTCTTCGACCAGGCCATGGGCTACTTCGACGGCCGCGCCGGCGCCTGGGCCATCACCTGCGACAACCCCGACGCCGAGCGCCCCGCCTGGTCGGCCCCCCGCCGCATCTGGCACGGCTGCACCCTCAACAAGCCCACCGTTCTCAAGGACGGCACGTGGCTCATGCCCATCTCGCTCTGGCGACGCGACCGCATCCACGCCTCCACCGAAAAGCACCGCCCCACCTGCAACCCCAAGGCCATCCCGCCCGGCTTCCGCGACGCCTTCCACGACCTCGACCCCGAGCGCAGGGCCCACGTCTTCGCCTCCACTGACGAGGGCAAGACCTGGGAGAAGCGCGGCGGCGTCCTCTTCCCCCGCTTCGACTTCGACGAACATATGCTGGTGGAGCTACGCGACGGCCGCCTCTGGATGCTCGCCCGCACGGGCGACGGCATCGCCGAGAGCCACTCAACCGACCAGGGCCGCACCTGGTCGCCCCCCAGAATCCGCTTCCCCAACATCAACGCCCGCTTCTTCATCCGCCGCCTCGCCTCGGGCCGCCTGCTCCTCGTCAAGCACGGCCGCATGGACGAGCGCACACCCCAGCGCTCCCACCTCACCGCCGTCCTGTCCGACGACGACGGCCAGACCTGGCGGGGCGGCCTCGTGCTCGACGAACGCGCCGGCATCTCCTACCCCGACGGCTTCCAGGCCCCCGACGGCACCCTCTCGATCATCTACGACCACAGCCGCTACGGCGCCGCCGAAATCCTCCTGGCCCGCTTCCGCGAGGACGACGTGCTCGCCGGCGCCTTCAAGTCCCCCGGCGCCAAGCCCCGCATCCTCGTCAACAAAGCCATCGCCCGCACACGCACCCCGTAG
- a CDS encoding FtsX-like permease family protein translates to MNEARAPRNTQSRIGKQVMLPWSKAIEIALKSIKVRFWRSMITMSSIILAIAFLMSIWTSTAITAALHLGPQREIDGIKARLATVREALAGAAGALDRAAVEQRFARDLAAARGRKQDAIREKQRALKSATSDEAKKLNAEIEALQAALAPEKALELLRDYLGDLRQETEAVKGRLDPILLQERGAQAGEAAEGATPTPQAASGRAQATAGGIANFLRYMSPTDKWLAVLALLVCFVGIVNAMFMTVQERFREIGTMKCLGALDAFIVKIFLIESALLGFIGTLFGIAVGLVLSTIRQTLVYGWPVFEYFPPGSILTAVAMAAIVGLFLSVLAAIFPARRAARMEPVAAMRIEE, encoded by the coding sequence ATGAATGAAGCGAGAGCGCCGCGGAACACCCAGTCGCGCATCGGCAAGCAGGTCATGCTCCCCTGGAGCAAGGCCATCGAGATCGCGCTCAAGAGCATCAAGGTGCGCTTCTGGCGCTCCATGATCACCATGAGCAGCATCATCCTCGCCATCGCCTTCCTGATGTCCATCTGGACCTCCACGGCCATCACCGCCGCGCTGCACCTGGGCCCGCAGCGTGAGATTGACGGCATCAAGGCCCGCCTGGCCACCGTGCGCGAGGCCCTCGCCGGCGCGGCGGGCGCCCTCGATAGGGCCGCGGTCGAGCAGCGCTTCGCGCGCGACCTGGCGGCCGCCCGCGGACGCAAGCAGGACGCCATTCGCGAGAAGCAGCGGGCGCTCAAGTCGGCCACCAGCGATGAGGCGAAGAAGCTCAACGCCGAGATCGAGGCCCTTCAGGCCGCACTCGCCCCGGAGAAGGCTCTCGAGCTCTTGCGCGACTACCTGGGCGACCTGCGACAGGAGACCGAGGCCGTCAAGGGCCGCCTCGACCCCATCCTCCTCCAGGAACGCGGCGCCCAGGCCGGGGAGGCTGCCGAAGGCGCGACGCCGACGCCCCAGGCCGCCTCAGGCCGCGCCCAGGCGACCGCCGGCGGCATCGCCAACTTCCTCCGCTACATGTCGCCCACCGACAAGTGGCTCGCGGTGCTCGCCCTGCTCGTGTGCTTCGTGGGGATCGTGAATGCCATGTTCATGACCGTGCAGGAGCGCTTCCGCGAGATCGGCACGATGAAGTGCCTGGGCGCGCTCGACGCCTTCATCGTGAAGATCTTCCTCATCGAGTCGGCCCTCCTCGGCTTCATCGGCACGCTCTTCGGCATCGCGGTCGGCCTCGTCTTGTCCACCATCCGCCAGACGCTCGTCTACGGCTGGCCCGTCTTCGAGTACTTCCCCCCGGGGTCCATTCTCACGGCGGTGGCGATGGCGGCCATCGTGGGCCTGTTCCTATCGGTCCTCGCGGCGATCTTCCCGGCCCGAAGGGCCGCCCGCATGGAGCCCGTGGCTGCCATGCGTATCGAGGAGTAA
- the ald gene encoding alanine dehydrogenase has product MTIGVPKEIKPDEYRVALLPVGAEELRRKGHRVVVQRGAGEGSGVDDGLYAEHGAEIADGAAAVYAQADLVVKVKEPLPQEYGLLRRGQAVFGYFHFAASRELTEALLGSGIVAIAYETLHTPDGRHPLLTPMSEIAGKMSIQEGAKYLEKPMMGRGILLGGVPGVEPAHVLIVGGGTVGTNAAKVAAGLGAQVTVADIDLERLRYLDDILPANVTTVYSDAHTLREKVREADLVIGAVLVEGAKAPVIVTEAMVRTMQPGAVIVDVSVDQGGCVATTEPTTHRDPIRIKHGVVHYGVTNMPGAVGRTSTYALTHATLPYLLTLAEKGYERAASDSPAIRAALNLVCGKVTNRAVAETFGLPYHAP; this is encoded by the coding sequence GTGACCATCGGTGTGCCGAAGGAGATCAAGCCGGACGAGTATCGCGTGGCCCTGCTGCCCGTGGGCGCCGAGGAGCTGCGGCGGAAGGGGCACCGCGTGGTCGTGCAGCGCGGCGCCGGCGAGGGCAGCGGGGTGGACGATGGGCTGTACGCCGAGCACGGCGCCGAGATTGCCGACGGCGCGGCGGCCGTCTACGCGCAGGCCGACCTCGTGGTGAAGGTCAAGGAGCCGCTGCCGCAGGAGTACGGCCTGCTGCGGCGGGGGCAGGCGGTGTTCGGCTACTTCCACTTCGCCGCCTCGCGCGAGCTCACCGAGGCCCTGCTGGGCTCGGGCATCGTGGCCATCGCCTATGAGACGCTCCACACCCCCGACGGCCGCCACCCGCTGCTCACCCCCATGAGCGAGATCGCGGGCAAAATGTCCATTCAGGAAGGGGCCAAGTACCTCGAGAAGCCGATGATGGGGCGGGGCATTCTGCTCGGGGGGGTGCCCGGGGTGGAGCCGGCTCACGTGCTGATCGTCGGCGGCGGCACCGTGGGCACCAACGCGGCCAAGGTGGCGGCGGGCCTGGGCGCGCAGGTGACCGTGGCCGATATTGATCTCGAGCGTCTCCGCTACCTGGATGACATTCTGCCGGCCAACGTGACCACGGTGTACTCCGATGCGCACACGCTGCGCGAGAAGGTGCGCGAGGCGGACCTCGTGATTGGCGCGGTGCTGGTCGAGGGCGCCAAGGCGCCCGTGATCGTCACGGAGGCCATGGTGCGCACGATGCAGCCGGGGGCGGTCATCGTGGACGTGTCGGTGGACCAGGGCGGCTGCGTGGCGACCACGGAGCCCACCACTCACAGGGACCCCATCCGGATCAAGCACGGGGTGGTGCACTACGGGGTCACCAACATGCCGGGGGCCGTCGGGCGCACCTCCACCTACGCCCTCACCCACGCCACGCTGCCGTATCTGCTGACGCTGGCCGAGAAGGGCTACGAGCGCGCCGCGAGCGACAGCCCGGCCATCCGTGCTGCCCTGAACCTGGTGTGCGGCAAGGTGACCAACCGGGCCGTGGCCGAGACGTTCGGGCTGCCGTACCACGCGCCGTAG
- the serA gene encoding phosphoglycerate dehydrogenase, with amino-acid sequence MRVVVSDPLSPEGIAILKQAGHEVIEVAPTPPEPLREALAEADALLVRSGTKVTAELLEAAPRLKVIGRAGAGVDNVDLDAATRRGIVVMNTPGGNTVAACELTMAMMLALARRLPQLSARVKAGEWPKKGAMGTELQGKRLGIIGLGRIGSEVARRALAFGMEVVAHDPFVSEERARSLEVRLVSLDELLATSDVITVHAPRTGDTSRLLDAAAFARMKKGVLLINCARGGIIAEADLAEALRSGQVGGCALDVFDKEPPGDSPLLAFDQVIATPHVGATTREAQASVATQIAHQVAAFLRGEAPRNAVNVPCFEPELLETLGPYVDLAGRLGSLVVQLAEGGINRLTVTYRGEMNDHDVRPLTTALLKGLLRRAVPTVNDVNAPVIATERGIKVDVVKSGALEDFANLISVDAWAGDRATSVAGSLLARHTPRIVRIDNYRVDAAPAGHLLVTRNHDRPGVIAHVSSVLAHRNVNIADMTCGRDYPGGTSMLVISIDSPLSAEILREIEASPLILRAQLVSL; translated from the coding sequence ATGAGAGTCGTCGTCAGCGACCCCCTGTCGCCGGAAGGCATCGCCATCCTGAAGCAGGCGGGCCACGAGGTCATCGAGGTGGCCCCCACCCCTCCCGAGCCGCTGCGCGAGGCCCTGGCCGAGGCCGACGCGCTGCTCGTGCGCAGCGGCACGAAGGTCACCGCCGAGCTCCTCGAGGCCGCGCCTCGTCTCAAGGTGATCGGCCGAGCCGGCGCCGGGGTGGACAACGTGGACCTGGACGCAGCCACCCGCCGCGGCATCGTGGTGATGAACACACCGGGGGGCAACACCGTCGCCGCCTGCGAGCTCACGATGGCCATGATGCTGGCGCTGGCCCGCCGCCTGCCCCAATTGAGCGCGCGCGTGAAGGCCGGCGAATGGCCCAAGAAGGGCGCCATGGGCACCGAGCTCCAGGGCAAGCGCCTCGGCATCATCGGCCTCGGGCGCATCGGCTCCGAGGTGGCGCGCCGCGCCCTCGCCTTCGGCATGGAGGTGGTGGCGCACGACCCCTTCGTGAGCGAAGAGCGCGCCCGCAGCCTCGAGGTCCGCCTCGTCTCCCTCGACGAGCTCCTGGCCACCAGCGACGTCATCACCGTGCACGCGCCGCGCACCGGCGACACCAGCCGCCTGCTGGACGCGGCGGCCTTCGCCCGCATGAAGAAGGGCGTGCTGCTCATCAACTGCGCCCGGGGCGGCATCATCGCGGAGGCCGATCTCGCCGAGGCCCTGCGCTCGGGCCAAGTGGGCGGCTGCGCCCTCGACGTCTTCGACAAGGAGCCGCCGGGCGACTCGCCCCTCCTGGCCTTCGACCAGGTGATCGCCACGCCGCACGTCGGCGCCACCACCCGCGAGGCGCAGGCCAGCGTGGCGACCCAGATCGCCCACCAGGTGGCGGCATTCCTCAGAGGCGAGGCGCCACGGAACGCCGTGAACGTGCCCTGCTTCGAGCCCGAACTGCTGGAGACGCTCGGCCCCTACGTGGACCTCGCCGGCCGCCTCGGCAGCCTCGTGGTGCAACTGGCCGAGGGCGGCATCAACCGCCTCACCGTCACCTATCGCGGCGAGATGAACGACCACGACGTCCGCCCCCTCACCACGGCCCTCCTCAAGGGCCTCCTGCGCCGCGCGGTGCCTACCGTCAACGACGTGAATGCCCCCGTGATCGCCACCGAGCGCGGCATCAAGGTGGACGTGGTGAAGTCGGGAGCGCTCGAGGATTTCGCCAACCTGATCTCGGTGGACGCCTGGGCAGGCGACCGCGCCACCTCGGTGGCCGGCTCGCTCCTCGCACGCCACACCCCTCGGATCGTGCGGATTGACAACTACCGGGTGGACGCCGCCCCTGCCGGCCATCTCCTCGTCACGCGCAACCACGACCGGCCGGGCGTGATCGCCCACGTGAGCAGCGTGCTCGCGCACCGCAACGTGAACATCGCCGACATGACCTGCGGACGCGACTACCCGGGAGGCACCTCGATGCTGGTCATCAGCATTGACAGCCCGCTGAGCGCCGAGATCCTGCGTGAGATCGAGGCTTCGCCCCTCATCCTGCGCGCTCAGCTCGTGTCGTTGTGA
- a CDS encoding PqqD family protein → MLNWAFWRRQQPLSREQSLASVPVRNAAIEEERTDEGEVRLVIPLRAPRWAWPLSRLFYVPKTRRVVLDEIGAYVWSLCDGERSVREIIQALSRRYKLHRKEAEVSVVAYLRQLARRGLLGIAVRRTDAKPDAQER, encoded by the coding sequence GTGCTGAATTGGGCCTTCTGGCGTCGCCAACAGCCGCTCTCGCGCGAGCAGTCGCTCGCCTCGGTGCCGGTGCGCAACGCCGCCATCGAGGAGGAACGCACGGACGAAGGCGAGGTGCGGCTGGTGATCCCGTTGCGCGCCCCGCGCTGGGCGTGGCCCCTGTCGCGCCTGTTCTACGTGCCCAAGACCCGGCGCGTGGTGCTCGATGAGATCGGCGCCTATGTGTGGAGCCTGTGCGACGGGGAACGCAGCGTCCGCGAGATCATCCAGGCCCTCTCGCGGCGATACAAGCTCCACCGCAAGGAGGCCGAAGTTTCGGTGGTGGCCTACCTGCGGCAATTGGCCCGCAGGGGCCTCCTTGGCATCGCCGTGCGGAGGACCGACGCGAAGCCCGACGCACAGGAACGGTGA
- a CDS encoding sensor domain-containing diguanylate cyclase: MATPASGPAYNPEAVHDTRHARRRSSLMLFSVLALAAVAALLTTVALLMAPPDMTIGQARARGLGLIAATLAAVLLVAAFWQRYLIRAASRDSAILQRTVAALRRREASDQAEFTLMSCIGDLIEVFTRTRHLEPILHEAARVLQPTFQADALVLQLHEPETGRVALAVEQGDHQLDLGEETRRAVIEGGKSILANELSASPGFGNLAQRGYASLMVAPLGRGRRSTDRSIGLVAALGRRASAFTGHELALLTRFARHAGLLIENAQLYKRAERLAERDGLTDLYNQRHFVAMLNAEIAKGAKLSAPVALLMADLDNFKQYNDAHGHPKGDVALREVARMLAENTRQRDIVARYGGEEFVIILPATGRAGARRVAEAIRAEVERFRFPDAERPGAITITIGVAVFPDDATNAEALIQRADDALYRGKRAGKNRVTWASEPAEPLPQDAEPPTSRASSPLPPPAAQ, translated from the coding sequence GTGGCCACCCCAGCTTCAGGCCCCGCCTACAACCCCGAAGCCGTCCACGACACGCGGCACGCCCGGCGCCGCTCGTCGCTCATGCTCTTCAGCGTCCTCGCGCTCGCCGCGGTCGCCGCCCTCCTCACGACCGTGGCCCTGCTGATGGCCCCGCCCGACATGACCATCGGCCAGGCGCGGGCCCGCGGCCTGGGCCTGATCGCGGCCACCCTGGCGGCGGTGCTCCTCGTCGCCGCCTTCTGGCAGCGCTACCTCATCCGCGCCGCCAGCCGCGACTCCGCCATCCTCCAGCGCACGGTGGCCGCCCTGCGGCGGCGCGAGGCCTCCGACCAGGCCGAATTCACCCTGATGTCCTGCATCGGTGACCTGATCGAGGTTTTCACCCGCACCCGACACCTGGAGCCGATCCTCCACGAGGCCGCCCGAGTCCTCCAGCCCACCTTCCAGGCTGATGCCCTCGTGCTGCAACTGCACGAGCCGGAGACCGGCCGCGTCGCCCTCGCTGTGGAGCAGGGCGACCATCAGCTCGACCTGGGCGAGGAGACGCGCCGCGCGGTGATCGAAGGCGGCAAGTCCATCCTCGCCAACGAGCTCTCCGCCAGCCCGGGCTTCGGCAATCTGGCGCAGCGTGGCTACGCCTCGCTGATGGTCGCGCCGCTCGGCCGCGGCCGGCGCAGCACCGACCGCAGCATCGGCCTGGTCGCCGCCCTCGGAAGACGCGCGAGCGCCTTCACGGGGCATGAGCTGGCCCTCCTCACCCGATTCGCGCGCCACGCCGGCCTCCTCATCGAGAACGCACAGCTCTACAAGCGGGCCGAGCGCCTCGCCGAGCGCGACGGCCTGACTGACCTCTACAACCAGCGCCACTTTGTCGCCATGCTCAACGCCGAGATTGCCAAGGGCGCAAAGCTCAGCGCCCCCGTCGCGCTGCTGATGGCCGACCTCGACAACTTCAAGCAGTACAACGACGCCCACGGGCACCCCAAGGGCGACGTGGCCCTCCGCGAGGTGGCCAGGATGCTGGCCGAGAACACCCGCCAGCGCGACATCGTGGCCCGCTATGGCGGCGAGGAGTTCGTCATCATCCTGCCCGCCACCGGCCGCGCCGGCGCCCGCCGCGTGGCCGAGGCCATCCGGGCCGAGGTCGAGCGCTTCCGCTTCCCGGATGCGGAGCGGCCCGGCGCGATCACCATCACCATCGGCGTCGCCGTGTTCCCCGACGATGCCACCAACGCCGAGGCCCTCATCCAGCGCGCCGACGATGCCCTCTATCGCGGCAAGCGCGCCGGCAAGAACCGCGTCACCTGGGCCTCCGAACCCGCCGAGCCGCTGCCCCAGGACGCCGAGCCGCCGACCAGCCGAGCCTCAAGCCCCCTGCCCCCGCCCGCGGCACAATGA